One Aphidius gifuensis isolate YNYX2018 linkage group LG3, ASM1490517v1, whole genome shotgun sequence DNA window includes the following coding sequences:
- the LOC122852225 gene encoding spondin-1 isoform X5, which yields MAYHVRLFISILLLIFIIDKTNCAKCDRRLEGVTTSPISLEGRFAINMWALNQTEIVEQYMPNVAYTVTINGYNVTNIQGKFTRFILTADNKNESSNVEGKFDIIDENLTKYSDKCPNTVVESTKISKEKISVTWTSPPEGSGCIMIRATIMETPETWYMDEAGISKVYCQDPKADADEPGPVLQDCCACDEAKYEVTFEGIWSRNTHPKNFPPKGWLTRFSDVIGASHTVDYRFWRYNETASQGLQQVAEFGSTRKLESELKDQSEHIRTIIKARGITHPNVTSKTFAVFRVDKQHHLMSLVSMIVPSPDWIVGVSGLELCLPNCSWIEHKELNMYPIDVGTDDGITYMSPDALSDPPQLIRRITNDWPNDSQSPFFDPLGPDMKPMAKLHLNRQRLYEKSCGDTTTSSQDSGGDNDSNNNNNESDNDNNNSNRRNKNKACRTTRWGEWGPCGVTCGRGTRLRQRNYKDKEAAALHNCNVPLTDRGDCYANNPNCNGQTEEGTILSTPECELSEWSTWSSCTTTCGEGSTTRSRNFIHKKHRKKCKAIANGPQLQETFDCDNGPCENSETKENCPADAYGPWSQWSPCSVSCGSGLKSRYRFSNDNTQGINECKEQHVNCMAEVHDCNITPEIADEMCSESLMPGNCQRIYKRVYFDNEKQRCQYFDYTGCDGNKNNFDTMEACKKICIDMRKNIKIRHNVQQKNHKVTMSSLLNYHIPAQSERRSGKSKRAKYENQDTEDFNGIQTGSQVVSTTRVTNDDKKIDCQVTEWSDWAPCKICKNHTYKTRAILVKAKNGGNKCPTKLAKKMKCHRRPECADHSHSRRRRYRDRRPEWDHNQVSADCKLTQWSTWSKCDGPCGNSLRHRTKKIIVDTHGPTEKPCTDLVEFQKCSITCS from the exons atggCTTATCATgtacgtttatttatttcaatattattattaatatttattattgataaaacaaattgtGCAAAATGTGATAGAAGACTTGAGGGAGTTACTACTTCACCAATTTCTCTGGAAGGTAGATTTGCCATTAATATGTGGGCACTTAATCAAACTGAAATCGTTGAACAATATATGCCAAATGTTGCATACACTG tgaCAATAAATGGCTACAATGTAACAAATATTCAAGGTAAATTTACAAGATTTATATTAACagctgataataaaaatgaatcatcaaATGTCGAAggaaaatttgatataattgatgaaaatttaacaaaatattctGACAAATGTCCAAATACTGTTgttgaatcaacaaaaatatcaaaagaaaaaataagtgtTACTTGGACAAGCCCACCAGAAGGAAGTGGCTGTATTATGATCAG aGCAACAATAATGGAAACTCCAGAAACATGGTATATGGATGAAGCAGGTATATCAAAAGTTTATTGTCAAGATCCAAAAGCTGATGCTGATGAACCAGGTCCTGTATTACAAGACTGTTGTGCATGTGATGAAGCAAAATATGAAGTTACATTTGAAGGAATTTGGTCAAGAAATACTCATccaaaa aATTTTCCGCCAAAAGGTTGGCTAACAAGATTTTCCGATGTTATTGGTGCTTCACATACAGTAGACTATAGATTTTGGCGTTATAATGAAACAGCTAGTCAAGGGCTTCAACAAGTTGCTGAATTTGGATCAACAAGAAAATTAGAATCCGAATTAAAAGAtcag agtgaACATATAAGAACAATTATAAAAGCACGTGGTATAACACATCCCAATGTAACATCAAAAACATTTGCTGTATTTAGAGTTGATAAACAACATCATTTAATGTCTCTAGTATCAATGAttg tacCATCACCTGATTGGATAGTTGGAGTATCAGGTCTTGAATTATGTCTACCAAATTGTTCATGGATTGAACATAAAGAACTAAACATGTATCCAATTGACGTTGGAACAGATGATGGTATCACTTACAtg TCACCAGATGCGTTATCTGATCCACCCCAGTTAATAAGACGAATAACAAATGATTGGCCAAATGATAGTCAATCACCATTTTTTGATCCACTGGGACCAGATATGAAACCAATGGCAAAACTTCATTTAAATCGTCAACGGTTATATGAGAAATCATGTGGAGATACAACTACATCTTCTCAAGATTCAGGTGGTGataatgatagtaataataataataatgaatcagataatgataataataattcaaatagaagaaataaaaata AAGCTTGTAGAACAACTCGTTGGGGTGAATGGGGACCATGTGGTGTAACATGTGGTCGAGGTACAAGATTACGTCAAAGAAATTATAAAGATAAAGAAGCTGCTGCATTACATAATTGTAATGTGCCACTTACTGATAGAGGAGATTGTTATGCTAATAATCCAAattg CAATGGACAGACAGAAGAAGGAACAATATTAAGTACTCCTGAGTGTGAATTAAGTGAATGGAGTACATGGAGTTCTTGTACAACAACATGTGGTGAAGGTAGTACAACAAGATCTcgtaattttattcataaaaaacacaGAAAAAAATGCAAGGCAATTGCAAATGGTCCACAATTACAGGAAACATTTGATTGTGATAATGGACCATGTGAAAATTCAGAAACAAAAGAA aaTTGTCCAGCAGATGCATATGGACCTTGGTCACAATGGAGTCCATGTTCTGTATCATGTGGTTCTGGATTAAAATCACGTTATAGATTTTCAAATGACAATACACAGGGTATCAATGAGTGCAAAGAACAACATGTTAATTGTATGGCTGAAGTACATGATTGCAATATAACACCAGAAATTGCTGATG AAATGTGCTCTGAATCATTAATGCCAGGAAATTGTCAACGTATATATAAACgtgtttattttgataatgaaaaacaacgttgtcaatattttgattatactGGTTGtgatggtaataaaaataattttgatacaaTGGAagcttgtaaaaaaatttgcatcgATATGAGAA aaaatataaaaattcgtCATAatgtacaacaaaaaaatcacaaagtCACAATGAGTagtttattgaattatcataTTCCAGCTCAAAGTGAAAGAAGAAGTGGAAAATCAAAACGAGCTAAATACG aAAATCAAGATACTGAGGATTTTAATGGAATACAAACTGGTAGCCAAGTTGTATCAACAACTCGTGTtacaaatgatgataaaaaaattgattgtcaaGTAACAGAATGGAGTGATTGGGCACCttgtaaaatttgtaaaaatcatACATACAAAACTCGTGCAATTTTAGTTAAAGCAAAAAATGGAGGTAATAAATGTCCAACaaaattggcaaaaaaaatgaaatgtcaTAGACGTCCTGAATGTG ctgATCACAGTCATTCTCGTCGAAGAAGATATCGAGATC
- the LOC122852225 gene encoding spondin-1 isoform X2: MAYHVRLFISILLLIFIIDKTNCAKCDRRLEGVTTSPISLEGRFAINMWALNQTEIVEQYMPNVAYTVTINGYNVTNIQGKFTRFILTADNKNESSNVEGKFDIIDENLTKYSDKCPNTVVESTKISKEKISVTWTSPPEGSGCIMIRATIMETPETWYMDEAGISKVYCQDPKADADEPGPVLQDCCACDEAKYEVTFEGIWSRNTHPKNFPPKGWLTRFSDVIGASHTVDYRFWRYNETASQGLQQVAEFGSTRKLESELKDQSEHIRTIIKARGITHPNVTSKTFAVFRVDKQHHLMSLVSMIVPSPDWIVGVSGLELCLPNCSWIEHKELNMYPIDVGTDDGITYMSPDALSDPPQLIRRITNDWPNDSQSPFFDPLGPDMKPMAKLHLNRQRLYEKSCGDTTTSSQDSGGDNDSNNNNNESDNDNNNSNRRNKNKACRTTRWGEWGPCGVTCGRGTRLRQRNYKDKEAAALHNCNVPLTDRGDCYANNPNCNGQTEEGTILSTPECELSEWSTWSSCTTTCGEGSTTRSRNFIHKKHRKKCKAIANGPQLQETFDCDNGPCENSETKEETNDENNAEDDDDGDDDDSENKNNEENENPDVTEEWLQNCPADAYGPWSQWSPCSVSCGSGLKSRYRFSNDNTQGINECKEQHVNCMAEVHDCNITPEIADEMCSESLMPGNCQRIYKRVYFDNEKQRCQYFDYTGCDGNKNNFDTMEACKKICIDMRKNIKIRHNVQQKNHKVTMSSLLNYHIPAQSERRSGKSKRAKYENQDTEDFNGIQTGSQVVSTTRVTNDDKKIDCQVTEWSDWAPCKICKNHTYKTRAILVKAKNGGNKCPTKLAKKMKCHRRPECADHSHSRRRRYRDRRPEWDHNQADCKLTQWSTWSKCDGPCGNSLRHRTKKIIVDTHGPTEKPCTDLVEFQKCSITCS, translated from the exons atggCTTATCATgtacgtttatttatttcaatattattattaatatttattattgataaaacaaattgtGCAAAATGTGATAGAAGACTTGAGGGAGTTACTACTTCACCAATTTCTCTGGAAGGTAGATTTGCCATTAATATGTGGGCACTTAATCAAACTGAAATCGTTGAACAATATATGCCAAATGTTGCATACACTG tgaCAATAAATGGCTACAATGTAACAAATATTCAAGGTAAATTTACAAGATTTATATTAACagctgataataaaaatgaatcatcaaATGTCGAAggaaaatttgatataattgatgaaaatttaacaaaatattctGACAAATGTCCAAATACTGTTgttgaatcaacaaaaatatcaaaagaaaaaataagtgtTACTTGGACAAGCCCACCAGAAGGAAGTGGCTGTATTATGATCAG aGCAACAATAATGGAAACTCCAGAAACATGGTATATGGATGAAGCAGGTATATCAAAAGTTTATTGTCAAGATCCAAAAGCTGATGCTGATGAACCAGGTCCTGTATTACAAGACTGTTGTGCATGTGATGAAGCAAAATATGAAGTTACATTTGAAGGAATTTGGTCAAGAAATACTCATccaaaa aATTTTCCGCCAAAAGGTTGGCTAACAAGATTTTCCGATGTTATTGGTGCTTCACATACAGTAGACTATAGATTTTGGCGTTATAATGAAACAGCTAGTCAAGGGCTTCAACAAGTTGCTGAATTTGGATCAACAAGAAAATTAGAATCCGAATTAAAAGAtcag agtgaACATATAAGAACAATTATAAAAGCACGTGGTATAACACATCCCAATGTAACATCAAAAACATTTGCTGTATTTAGAGTTGATAAACAACATCATTTAATGTCTCTAGTATCAATGAttg tacCATCACCTGATTGGATAGTTGGAGTATCAGGTCTTGAATTATGTCTACCAAATTGTTCATGGATTGAACATAAAGAACTAAACATGTATCCAATTGACGTTGGAACAGATGATGGTATCACTTACAtg TCACCAGATGCGTTATCTGATCCACCCCAGTTAATAAGACGAATAACAAATGATTGGCCAAATGATAGTCAATCACCATTTTTTGATCCACTGGGACCAGATATGAAACCAATGGCAAAACTTCATTTAAATCGTCAACGGTTATATGAGAAATCATGTGGAGATACAACTACATCTTCTCAAGATTCAGGTGGTGataatgatagtaataataataataatgaatcagataatgataataataattcaaatagaagaaataaaaata AAGCTTGTAGAACAACTCGTTGGGGTGAATGGGGACCATGTGGTGTAACATGTGGTCGAGGTACAAGATTACGTCAAAGAAATTATAAAGATAAAGAAGCTGCTGCATTACATAATTGTAATGTGCCACTTACTGATAGAGGAGATTGTTATGCTAATAATCCAAattg CAATGGACAGACAGAAGAAGGAACAATATTAAGTACTCCTGAGTGTGAATTAAGTGAATGGAGTACATGGAGTTCTTGTACAACAACATGTGGTGAAGGTAGTACAACAAGATCTcgtaattttattcataaaaaacacaGAAAAAAATGCAAGGCAATTGCAAATGGTCCACAATTACAGGAAACATTTGATTGTGATAATGGACCATGTGAAAATTCAGAAACAAAAGAA GAGACGAATGATGAAAACAATgctgaagatgatgatgatggtgatgatgatgatagtgaaaataaaaataatgaagaaaacgAGAATCCAGATGTAACCGAGGAATGGTTGCAG aaTTGTCCAGCAGATGCATATGGACCTTGGTCACAATGGAGTCCATGTTCTGTATCATGTGGTTCTGGATTAAAATCACGTTATAGATTTTCAAATGACAATACACAGGGTATCAATGAGTGCAAAGAACAACATGTTAATTGTATGGCTGAAGTACATGATTGCAATATAACACCAGAAATTGCTGATG AAATGTGCTCTGAATCATTAATGCCAGGAAATTGTCAACGTATATATAAACgtgtttattttgataatgaaaaacaacgttgtcaatattttgattatactGGTTGtgatggtaataaaaataattttgatacaaTGGAagcttgtaaaaaaatttgcatcgATATGAGAA aaaatataaaaattcgtCATAatgtacaacaaaaaaatcacaaagtCACAATGAGTagtttattgaattatcataTTCCAGCTCAAAGTGAAAGAAGAAGTGGAAAATCAAAACGAGCTAAATACG aAAATCAAGATACTGAGGATTTTAATGGAATACAAACTGGTAGCCAAGTTGTATCAACAACTCGTGTtacaaatgatgataaaaaaattgattgtcaaGTAACAGAATGGAGTGATTGGGCACCttgtaaaatttgtaaaaatcatACATACAAAACTCGTGCAATTTTAGTTAAAGCAAAAAATGGAGGTAATAAATGTCCAACaaaattggcaaaaaaaatgaaatgtcaTAGACGTCCTGAATGTG ctgATCACAGTCATTCTCGTCGAAGAAGATATCGAGATC
- the LOC122852225 gene encoding spondin-1 isoform X1 encodes MAYHVRLFISILLLIFIIDKTNCAKCDRRLEGVTTSPISLEGRFAINMWALNQTEIVEQYMPNVAYTVTINGYNVTNIQGKFTRFILTADNKNESSNVEGKFDIIDENLTKYSDKCPNTVVESTKISKEKISVTWTSPPEGSGCIMIRATIMETPETWYMDEAGISKVYCQDPKADADEPGPVLQDCCACDEAKYEVTFEGIWSRNTHPKNFPPKGWLTRFSDVIGASHTVDYRFWRYNETASQGLQQVAEFGSTRKLESELKDQSEHIRTIIKARGITHPNVTSKTFAVFRVDKQHHLMSLVSMIVPSPDWIVGVSGLELCLPNCSWIEHKELNMYPIDVGTDDGITYMSPDALSDPPQLIRRITNDWPNDSQSPFFDPLGPDMKPMAKLHLNRQRLYEKSCGDTTTSSQDSGGDNDSNNNNNESDNDNNNSNRRNKNKACRTTRWGEWGPCGVTCGRGTRLRQRNYKDKEAAALHNCNVPLTDRGDCYANNPNCNGQTEEGTILSTPECELSEWSTWSSCTTTCGEGSTTRSRNFIHKKHRKKCKAIANGPQLQETFDCDNGPCENSETKEETNDENNAEDDDDGDDDDSENKNNEENENPDVTEEWLQNCPADAYGPWSQWSPCSVSCGSGLKSRYRFSNDNTQGINECKEQHVNCMAEVHDCNITPEIADEMCSESLMPGNCQRIYKRVYFDNEKQRCQYFDYTGCDGNKNNFDTMEACKKICIDMRKNIKIRHNVQQKNHKVTMSSLLNYHIPAQSERRSGKSKRAKYENQDTEDFNGIQTGSQVVSTTRVTNDDKKIDCQVTEWSDWAPCKICKNHTYKTRAILVKAKNGGNKCPTKLAKKMKCHRRPECADHSHSRRRRYRDRRPEWDHNQVSADCKLTQWSTWSKCDGPCGNSLRHRTKKIIVDTHGPTEKPCTDLVEFQKCSITCS; translated from the exons atggCTTATCATgtacgtttatttatttcaatattattattaatatttattattgataaaacaaattgtGCAAAATGTGATAGAAGACTTGAGGGAGTTACTACTTCACCAATTTCTCTGGAAGGTAGATTTGCCATTAATATGTGGGCACTTAATCAAACTGAAATCGTTGAACAATATATGCCAAATGTTGCATACACTG tgaCAATAAATGGCTACAATGTAACAAATATTCAAGGTAAATTTACAAGATTTATATTAACagctgataataaaaatgaatcatcaaATGTCGAAggaaaatttgatataattgatgaaaatttaacaaaatattctGACAAATGTCCAAATACTGTTgttgaatcaacaaaaatatcaaaagaaaaaataagtgtTACTTGGACAAGCCCACCAGAAGGAAGTGGCTGTATTATGATCAG aGCAACAATAATGGAAACTCCAGAAACATGGTATATGGATGAAGCAGGTATATCAAAAGTTTATTGTCAAGATCCAAAAGCTGATGCTGATGAACCAGGTCCTGTATTACAAGACTGTTGTGCATGTGATGAAGCAAAATATGAAGTTACATTTGAAGGAATTTGGTCAAGAAATACTCATccaaaa aATTTTCCGCCAAAAGGTTGGCTAACAAGATTTTCCGATGTTATTGGTGCTTCACATACAGTAGACTATAGATTTTGGCGTTATAATGAAACAGCTAGTCAAGGGCTTCAACAAGTTGCTGAATTTGGATCAACAAGAAAATTAGAATCCGAATTAAAAGAtcag agtgaACATATAAGAACAATTATAAAAGCACGTGGTATAACACATCCCAATGTAACATCAAAAACATTTGCTGTATTTAGAGTTGATAAACAACATCATTTAATGTCTCTAGTATCAATGAttg tacCATCACCTGATTGGATAGTTGGAGTATCAGGTCTTGAATTATGTCTACCAAATTGTTCATGGATTGAACATAAAGAACTAAACATGTATCCAATTGACGTTGGAACAGATGATGGTATCACTTACAtg TCACCAGATGCGTTATCTGATCCACCCCAGTTAATAAGACGAATAACAAATGATTGGCCAAATGATAGTCAATCACCATTTTTTGATCCACTGGGACCAGATATGAAACCAATGGCAAAACTTCATTTAAATCGTCAACGGTTATATGAGAAATCATGTGGAGATACAACTACATCTTCTCAAGATTCAGGTGGTGataatgatagtaataataataataatgaatcagataatgataataataattcaaatagaagaaataaaaata AAGCTTGTAGAACAACTCGTTGGGGTGAATGGGGACCATGTGGTGTAACATGTGGTCGAGGTACAAGATTACGTCAAAGAAATTATAAAGATAAAGAAGCTGCTGCATTACATAATTGTAATGTGCCACTTACTGATAGAGGAGATTGTTATGCTAATAATCCAAattg CAATGGACAGACAGAAGAAGGAACAATATTAAGTACTCCTGAGTGTGAATTAAGTGAATGGAGTACATGGAGTTCTTGTACAACAACATGTGGTGAAGGTAGTACAACAAGATCTcgtaattttattcataaaaaacacaGAAAAAAATGCAAGGCAATTGCAAATGGTCCACAATTACAGGAAACATTTGATTGTGATAATGGACCATGTGAAAATTCAGAAACAAAAGAA GAGACGAATGATGAAAACAATgctgaagatgatgatgatggtgatgatgatgatagtgaaaataaaaataatgaagaaaacgAGAATCCAGATGTAACCGAGGAATGGTTGCAG aaTTGTCCAGCAGATGCATATGGACCTTGGTCACAATGGAGTCCATGTTCTGTATCATGTGGTTCTGGATTAAAATCACGTTATAGATTTTCAAATGACAATACACAGGGTATCAATGAGTGCAAAGAACAACATGTTAATTGTATGGCTGAAGTACATGATTGCAATATAACACCAGAAATTGCTGATG AAATGTGCTCTGAATCATTAATGCCAGGAAATTGTCAACGTATATATAAACgtgtttattttgataatgaaaaacaacgttgtcaatattttgattatactGGTTGtgatggtaataaaaataattttgatacaaTGGAagcttgtaaaaaaatttgcatcgATATGAGAA aaaatataaaaattcgtCATAatgtacaacaaaaaaatcacaaagtCACAATGAGTagtttattgaattatcataTTCCAGCTCAAAGTGAAAGAAGAAGTGGAAAATCAAAACGAGCTAAATACG aAAATCAAGATACTGAGGATTTTAATGGAATACAAACTGGTAGCCAAGTTGTATCAACAACTCGTGTtacaaatgatgataaaaaaattgattgtcaaGTAACAGAATGGAGTGATTGGGCACCttgtaaaatttgtaaaaatcatACATACAAAACTCGTGCAATTTTAGTTAAAGCAAAAAATGGAGGTAATAAATGTCCAACaaaattggcaaaaaaaatgaaatgtcaTAGACGTCCTGAATGTG ctgATCACAGTCATTCTCGTCGAAGAAGATATCGAGATC
- the LOC122852225 gene encoding spondin-1 isoform X11, with protein MAYHVRLFISILLLIFIIDKTNCAKCDRRLEGVTTSPISLEGRFAINMWALNQTEIVEQYMPNVAYTVTINGYNVTNIQGKFTRFILTADNKNESSNVEGKFDIIDENLTKYSDKCPNTVVESTKISKEKISVTWTSPPEGSGCIMIRATIMETPETWYMDEAGISKVYCQDPKADADEPGPVLQDCCACDEAKYEVTFEGIWSRNTHPKNFPPKGWLTRFSDVIGASHTVDYRFWRYNETASQGLQQVAEFGSTRKLESELKDQSEHIRTIIKARGITHPNVTSKTFAVFRVDKQHHLMSLVSMIVPSPDWIVGVSGLELCLPNCSWIEHKELNMYPIDVGTDDGITYMSPDALSDPPQLIRRITNDWPNDSQSPFFDPLGPDMKPMAKLHLNRQRLYEKSCGDTTTSSQDSEACRTTRWGEWGPCGVTCGRGTRLRQRNYKDKEAAALHNCNVPLTDRGDCYANNPNCNGQTEEGTILSTPECELSEWSTWSSCTTTCGEGSTTRSRNFIHKKHRKKCKAIANGPQLQETFDCDNGPCENSETKENCPADAYGPWSQWSPCSVSCGSGLKSRYRFSNDNTQGINECKEQHVNCMAEVHDCNITPEIADENQDTEDFNGIQTGSQVVSTTRVTNDDKKIDCQVTEWSDWAPCKICKNHTYKTRAILVKAKNGGNKCPTKLAKKMKCHRRPECADHSHSRRRRYRDRRPEWDHNQADCKLTQWSTWSKCDGPCGNSLRHRTKKIIVDTHGPTEKPCTDLVEFQKCSITCS; from the exons atggCTTATCATgtacgtttatttatttcaatattattattaatatttattattgataaaacaaattgtGCAAAATGTGATAGAAGACTTGAGGGAGTTACTACTTCACCAATTTCTCTGGAAGGTAGATTTGCCATTAATATGTGGGCACTTAATCAAACTGAAATCGTTGAACAATATATGCCAAATGTTGCATACACTG tgaCAATAAATGGCTACAATGTAACAAATATTCAAGGTAAATTTACAAGATTTATATTAACagctgataataaaaatgaatcatcaaATGTCGAAggaaaatttgatataattgatgaaaatttaacaaaatattctGACAAATGTCCAAATACTGTTgttgaatcaacaaaaatatcaaaagaaaaaataagtgtTACTTGGACAAGCCCACCAGAAGGAAGTGGCTGTATTATGATCAG aGCAACAATAATGGAAACTCCAGAAACATGGTATATGGATGAAGCAGGTATATCAAAAGTTTATTGTCAAGATCCAAAAGCTGATGCTGATGAACCAGGTCCTGTATTACAAGACTGTTGTGCATGTGATGAAGCAAAATATGAAGTTACATTTGAAGGAATTTGGTCAAGAAATACTCATccaaaa aATTTTCCGCCAAAAGGTTGGCTAACAAGATTTTCCGATGTTATTGGTGCTTCACATACAGTAGACTATAGATTTTGGCGTTATAATGAAACAGCTAGTCAAGGGCTTCAACAAGTTGCTGAATTTGGATCAACAAGAAAATTAGAATCCGAATTAAAAGAtcag agtgaACATATAAGAACAATTATAAAAGCACGTGGTATAACACATCCCAATGTAACATCAAAAACATTTGCTGTATTTAGAGTTGATAAACAACATCATTTAATGTCTCTAGTATCAATGAttg tacCATCACCTGATTGGATAGTTGGAGTATCAGGTCTTGAATTATGTCTACCAAATTGTTCATGGATTGAACATAAAGAACTAAACATGTATCCAATTGACGTTGGAACAGATGATGGTATCACTTACAtg TCACCAGATGCGTTATCTGATCCACCCCAGTTAATAAGACGAATAACAAATGATTGGCCAAATGATAGTCAATCACCATTTTTTGATCCACTGGGACCAGATATGAAACCAATGGCAAAACTTCATTTAAATCGTCAACGGTTATATGAGAAATCATGTGGAGATACAACTACATCTTCTCAAGATTCAG AAGCTTGTAGAACAACTCGTTGGGGTGAATGGGGACCATGTGGTGTAACATGTGGTCGAGGTACAAGATTACGTCAAAGAAATTATAAAGATAAAGAAGCTGCTGCATTACATAATTGTAATGTGCCACTTACTGATAGAGGAGATTGTTATGCTAATAATCCAAattg CAATGGACAGACAGAAGAAGGAACAATATTAAGTACTCCTGAGTGTGAATTAAGTGAATGGAGTACATGGAGTTCTTGTACAACAACATGTGGTGAAGGTAGTACAACAAGATCTcgtaattttattcataaaaaacacaGAAAAAAATGCAAGGCAATTGCAAATGGTCCACAATTACAGGAAACATTTGATTGTGATAATGGACCATGTGAAAATTCAGAAACAAAAGAA aaTTGTCCAGCAGATGCATATGGACCTTGGTCACAATGGAGTCCATGTTCTGTATCATGTGGTTCTGGATTAAAATCACGTTATAGATTTTCAAATGACAATACACAGGGTATCAATGAGTGCAAAGAACAACATGTTAATTGTATGGCTGAAGTACATGATTGCAATATAACACCAGAAATTGCTGATG aAAATCAAGATACTGAGGATTTTAATGGAATACAAACTGGTAGCCAAGTTGTATCAACAACTCGTGTtacaaatgatgataaaaaaattgattgtcaaGTAACAGAATGGAGTGATTGGGCACCttgtaaaatttgtaaaaatcatACATACAAAACTCGTGCAATTTTAGTTAAAGCAAAAAATGGAGGTAATAAATGTCCAACaaaattggcaaaaaaaatgaaatgtcaTAGACGTCCTGAATGTG ctgATCACAGTCATTCTCGTCGAAGAAGATATCGAGATC